In the genome of Candidatus Pristimantibacillus lignocellulolyticus, the window ATAGATACGGGTTTGTTTAGGGAATCCAATCGATATCTTATTTATCTTTCATCATTGCTTTAAATGTTTTTAACTTCTGCTGGACTCGCCGATACATCATATAATCGAATAGATTTGCTATACATATAATACTCAGCACTATCGATAATATTGGTATAAATTCGCCTTGTTTGTCCATTTGACCGTCTGCGATTATAACTAAGGATAACATGATTAAAGTGGTTATAATTAATGCAATGAGGTTGTTTATAAAGAAGTAGATTTTGGAGTTTGCTATACTAATCGGGAGTATTGCTGTTAGCCATTCCGTAATAAAACCAATAATAAATCCGATACTTCCACTGGCTAATACCGTCACAATTTTATATTCGAAAAGCACATTTGTGTCATTGAAAAACTGTAGTAAAATACCTATAAAGAGACCCAGAAAAAATGACTTTATTATATTTTCCAAATGAATTTTATCCATTATGGTTCTCCTATATTTTGAGTGTGTGACGAAGCTTTTTTGAGTACATTTTTGACACTTCTAATTCAACATTATTATCCATTCTAAGCACATATCTAGAGTTAAACCAAGGGATAATTTCTTTTACATGTAGCAAATTAACAAGTTGTGATTTGTTGATTCTTAAGAAACCTTTTACCAGCCACAGGTTCTCATAGTATTGCAGCGTTTCCTTGATACTATAGCGATTGGACGTTGTGTACGCCATAATTCCTTCAGAACCTGCTTCTACATACAAGACATTCCTTGGTTCAATAACTACAAATTTATTGTCGCTTAAGCCAGTTAGCGTATTCATATAATGAATGTCTTCTCGAATGCCGGAGACCAAGAGCTTAATTACATCCATATAATCCATCGCATCAAACACTACACTAAGCTTTCCGCTTGGCAGATCATATCCTTTTTCAACTAGTACCAAATTACTTTCTTCCTTAATCTCTATTTGGTATTTTGCTAATTCTTGTTTTAATTTTTCATAAACTTTACTTGAACACAATAATTGAACCATCATGTGTCTCCTATTTACAACTTATGAAATATATTTACTTAACTATCATCCTATCATAAATCATTCTTATTTTGACTAATTGTTCTATACCTTTTTCCGCATAATCAATCGATCCAAAATTTGCGATAAAAAAGGTATCCTCTTCTTTATCATATAATGCATAAGTTCCTGTAGCCCCAACAGCACCATAAACATCACTCATTGAGCCCAGCAGAAATGATAACTCACTAAAGTCGAAATACATCATACCCATTCCATAATAAATACCTTTCTCATAGCGGTGATTAAAGTCGGTCATCTTACTATAAACTTCATCAGATAGTAAAGTCCCATTTTCTAGAGCCCTCATAAATGTTAACAGATCGTTCATAGTCGTAACTACACCACCGCCCGCCCAGTCAACTGATAACGCATTTCTATCACTATAGTCGATTCCATTAATATAAATCCCAATAATATCAGCCAGTTCATCGTTATAAAACATTAAATAACTATCGTTCATGTCTAATGGATTAAATATTCTTTCTTCTAAAATATTTGAATATGATTTATTCTCGATAGCTTCCAGCATAAGTCCAAGCAAAATATATCCCGTATCCGTATAATAAAATTGTTGACCCGGAAGTCCTATAGCATCTTGGTTTTCTGTAGTAAATGCAATTAACTCTTCTGGAGTAAATGAAAGATCCGGATTAGATGTAATCATTTCCAATAGAGGTTTCCCTTTTTTTACCGGACCAGCGAAATAATCACCAATTCCAGATGTATGACTCAGTAATTGTTGTACCGTTACCTGATCCTTATAATCTATGCCGTCTATTACAAATAATCCCTTAAGGATATCATCATCTAGCCAAGAACTGATTTTATCATCATAGCTGATTTTCCCTTCGTCAACTAACATACCATAGATAGCAGCACACATCGTTTTACCTATACTGGCTGAATGATATTGACTATCAAATTGAACCGATTGATCTGATAATTGATTTTGCGTACCTACTGCAAATTGTTCAAAGTAGCCTGTTAGGTTGGACTGAATGGTCAATAGTACACTAGATAACGTATCGTCTTTCTCTACAATTTTGGTTAAATGTTTTTCGATTTTTTCAGTTACCGCTTCTTCAGATATCGGTCTATTCATAATCGCTATAACACATAGTCCAATGACAACTACAATGATCACACAAACGATTACCCTCAATGCTATTTTCTTCATATAGACCACCTTTCGCTTCCTATACTTTTCATACATTAATCTAATCGGTGAGTGATGATTTAGATACGCTTTTAAGCTAAGCGGTCTAAATTAAAGGTTAAGACGACTTTCAAGTGGCCTATAAAACTGATGACCCATAGTATTAAGTCTGATGGCTTAACAGAAATTTTTATAACAAAAATTCGTTTTCTGAATAGAGTAGTAGTAATTGGGGAGGTTAATGTATAGTTCCTTATCCCAATGAGTTTCCAACTCTGTAAAAAAAAATTGCATGTTTTCAAAAAAATATGTTGCTCGCTCATCTCTATCCTGCTATTATGTAGAAGAATGATATTGGAAAGCTAATATTCAAAGCATTTAGGATCTTTCCAAGCAGATAACCTTTGACCACTTCTAACAAGAAGTTATGGCCATACGGACAGCCCGGTCAAATGCCGATTGGCAACTTTAGTTGCCTTATTGATTGAGTTAAAAGCTCAAATTTTATAAGTTGGTTACTTTACAACCAGTGCATATGCACATAACTTGTGAAACGGTCAATAAGAGTGGTAAAAGTAATTATTTGCTATATAGACTCTGATCCTAACATGATATATTTGAATATGAAGAACCTTTCCATGAAACTATACGTTTGATGGCTGACGAGCACGCAAGAAGTTTGTCCAGTCATATTTAATGGGACTATCTTTTTATTTATATATATCAGAGCAAGTGTGATGCGCATTGTGCGTGTTTCGCTTGCTTTTTTTGTTGCCGTTTTTGCAGTATTAAAAATTCACTTGTGATAGGAGATCGAATAATGGGAAAAGCACTAGTCATTGGCGCCGGAGGCGTAGCATCAGTAGCAATTCACAAATGTGTTCAAAACAGTGAGGTTTTTGAAGAAATCTGTATCGCAAGTCGCACAAAATCAAAATGCGATGATTTAAAAGCGAAATTGGACGGCGGCAAAACAAAAATTACAACTGCACAAGTAGATGCAGACAATGTAGATGAGCTAATTGCTCTAATCAATGAAGTTAAACCAGATATCGTTATGAATCTGGCTCTACCTTACCAAGATTTGACGATCATGGATGCTTGCCTAGCTACAAAAACGAACTATATGGATACGGCAAACTATGAGCCAGAAGATACTGCGAAATTCGAATATAAATGGCAATGGGATTACCGTGAGCGCTTTGAAAAAGCTGGAATCACAGCACTTTTGGGTAGCGGATTCGATCCAGGTGTAACTGGCGTATTCTCTGCTTATGCACTTAAACACTATTTTGATGAAATTGAATATATCGACATTTTGGATTGCAATGGCGGCGATCACGGTTATCCGTTCGCAACTAACTTCAACCCAGAAATCAACATTCGTGAAGTATCCGCTAATGGACGCTACTGGGAAAATGGAGAATGGATCGAGACGAAACCGATGGAAATTAAGCGCGAATATAATTTCGCTGAAGTCGGTCAAAAAGACATGTATTTGTTATACCATGAAGAGCTTGAATCTCTTGCACAAAACATGCCTGGACTAAAACGTATCCGTTTCTTTATGACTTTCGGACCAAGCTACCTTATGCACTTAAAAGCACTTGAAAACGTAGGAATGACTTCCATCGAACCAATCGAATACGAAGGAAAACAAATCATTCCTCTTCAATTCTTGAAAGCTGTACTACCAGACCCGGCTTCCCTAGGACCTCGTACAGTGGGCAAAACGAATATTGGTTGTATCTTCAAAGGTAAAAAAGACGGTCAAGACAAGACTTACTATGTATACAATGTTTGCGACCACCAAGAGTGCTATAAAGAAGTTGGCTCTCAAGCGATCTCTTATACAACTGGCGTTCCTGCCATGATCGGTGCAGCAATGGTCATGACTGGTAAAT includes:
- a CDS encoding LytTR family transcriptional regulator DNA-binding domain-containing protein yields the protein MVQLLCSSKVYEKLKQELAKYQIEIKEESNLVLVEKGYDLPSGKLSVVFDAMDYMDVIKLLVSGIREDIHYMNTLTGLSDNKFVVIEPRNVLYVEAGSEGIMAYTTSNRYSIKETLQYYENLWLVKGFLRINKSQLVNLLHVKEIIPWFNSRYVLRMDNNVELEVSKMYSKKLRHTLKI
- a CDS encoding beta-lactamase family protein → MKKIALRVIVCVIIVVVIGLCVIAIMNRPISEEAVTEKIEKHLTKIVEKDDTLSSVLLTIQSNLTGYFEQFAVGTQNQLSDQSVQFDSQYHSASIGKTMCAAIYGMLVDEGKISYDDKISSWLDDDILKGLFVIDGIDYKDQVTVQQLLSHTSGIGDYFAGPVKKGKPLLEMITSNPDLSFTPEELIAFTTENQDAIGLPGQQFYYTDTGYILLGLMLEAIENKSYSNILEERIFNPLDMNDSYLMFYNDELADIIGIYINGIDYSDRNALSVDWAGGGVVTTMNDLLTFMRALENGTLLSDEVYSKMTDFNHRYEKGIYYGMGMMYFDFSELSFLLGSMSDVYGAVGATGTYALYDKEEDTFFIANFGSIDYAEKGIEQLVKIRMIYDRMIVK
- a CDS encoding saccharopine dehydrogenase family protein produces the protein MGKALVIGAGGVASVAIHKCVQNSEVFEEICIASRTKSKCDDLKAKLDGGKTKITTAQVDADNVDELIALINEVKPDIVMNLALPYQDLTIMDACLATKTNYMDTANYEPEDTAKFEYKWQWDYRERFEKAGITALLGSGFDPGVTGVFSAYALKHYFDEIEYIDILDCNGGDHGYPFATNFNPEINIREVSANGRYWENGEWIETKPMEIKREYNFAEVGQKDMYLLYHEELESLAQNMPGLKRIRFFMTFGPSYLMHLKALENVGMTSIEPIEYEGKQIIPLQFLKAVLPDPASLGPRTVGKTNIGCIFKGKKDGQDKTYYVYNVCDHQECYKEVGSQAISYTTGVPAMIGAAMVMTGKWNKPGVFNIEEFDPDPFMEELNKWGLPWVEDFNPVLVDALPEEAKKPELVR